The following proteins come from a genomic window of Denitromonas sp.:
- a CDS encoding Gx transporter family protein, with protein sequence MTRSTTELPVTDADVRIARYAAAAIALSVAEAAIPLPLPGVKPGLGNIITLVVLARWGWREAAWVALLRVFAASLVLGQFLAPGFFLSLSGALISLAVLALARHLPARWFGPVSHSVLAAFGHFAGQILIARLWLVPHDGIFYLVPVFALAAVVFGTVNGLVADYLLRHAPPRVGG encoded by the coding sequence ATGACACGCTCAACTACTGAGCTGCCGGTCACCGACGCCGATGTGCGCATCGCCCGCTACGCGGCCGCGGCGATCGCGCTGTCGGTGGCCGAGGCCGCCATTCCGCTGCCGCTGCCGGGCGTCAAGCCGGGGCTGGGCAACATCATCACCCTGGTCGTGCTGGCACGCTGGGGCTGGCGCGAGGCGGCCTGGGTGGCCTTGCTGCGGGTGTTCGCCGCCTCGCTGGTGCTCGGCCAGTTCCTGGCGCCGGGCTTCTTCCTCAGCCTCAGCGGCGCGCTGATCAGCCTCGCCGTGCTGGCGCTGGCGCGGCATCTGCCGGCGCGCTGGTTCGGCCCGGTCAGCCACAGCGTGCTGGCCGCCTTCGGCCATTTTGCCGGGCAGATCCTGATTGCCCGGCTGTGGCTGGTGCCGCATGACGGCATCTTCTACCTGGTGCCGGTGTTCGCGCTGGCCGCGGTGGTGTTCGGCACGGTCAACGGCCTGGTCGCCGACTACCTGCTGCGACATGCCCCGCCGCGCGTGGGCGGCTGA
- a CDS encoding NusG domain II-containing protein: protein MSNGPLGRTEVHIEPGRARVYSDPGPRQYCVLQGWLTRAGAVAICAPNEVSLRLLGDTNTYDTLNY from the coding sequence ATGTCGAACGGTCCGCTGGGGCGCACCGAGGTGCACATCGAGCCTGGCCGTGCCCGTGTTTACAGCGACCCCGGCCCGCGCCAGTACTGCGTGCTGCAGGGCTGGCTGACCCGTGCCGGCGCCGTCGCCATCTGCGCGCCCAATGAAGTCAGCCTGCGCCTGCTCGGCGACACCAACACCTATGACACGCTCAACTACTGA
- the rapZ gene encoding RNase adapter RapZ: protein MQIVLISGLSGSGKSIALNVLEDAGYYVVDNLPATLLPQLVSNLRSSGYQRVAVAVDVRSGASIAALPGEVERLRSMIDDVRFIFLDARDDTLIARFSETRRRHPLAEENVTLGEAIAREREALDPIARLGYRMDTSDTQANTLRAWVKDFMKLEATAGLTLLFQSFGFKYGIPVDADLVFDVRCLPNPHYDPKLRPLTGKDQPVIDFLERIPEVGRMAEDIRTFVANWLPAYIRDNRSYLTVAIGCTGGQHRSVYFAERLAEAFAANVRVMVRHRASARRARDGHGST, encoded by the coding sequence ATGCAGATCGTTCTCATCAGCGGCTTGTCCGGATCGGGCAAGAGTATTGCCCTCAACGTGCTGGAAGATGCCGGCTATTACGTGGTCGACAACCTGCCCGCCACGCTGCTGCCGCAACTGGTGTCCAACCTGCGCAGCAGCGGCTACCAGCGGGTGGCGGTGGCGGTGGACGTGCGCTCCGGCGCATCGATTGCCGCCTTGCCCGGCGAGGTCGAGCGCCTGCGCAGCATGATCGACGATGTTCGCTTCATCTTCCTCGACGCGCGCGACGACACCCTCATCGCCCGCTTCTCGGAAACCCGCCGGCGCCATCCGCTGGCGGAGGAAAACGTCACCCTCGGCGAGGCCATCGCGCGCGAGCGCGAGGCGCTCGACCCCATCGCCCGCCTCGGTTACCGCATGGACACCAGCGACACCCAGGCCAACACCCTGCGCGCCTGGGTCAAGGACTTCATGAAGCTCGAGGCCACTGCCGGGCTCACCCTGCTGTTCCAGTCCTTCGGCTTCAAGTACGGCATTCCGGTCGATGCCGACCTGGTGTTCGACGTGCGCTGCCTGCCCAATCCGCATTACGACCCCAAGCTGCGCCCGCTCACCGGCAAGGACCAGCCGGTGATCGACTTCCTCGAACGCATCCCCGAAGTCGGCCGCATGGCCGAAGACATCCGCACCTTCGTCGCCAACTGGCTGCCGGCCTACATCCGCGACAACCGCAGCTACCTGACCGTGGCCATTGGCTGCACCGGCGGCCAGCACCGTTCGGTGTACTTCGCCGAGCGGCTGGCCGAGGCCTTTGCCGCCAATGTGCGCGTCATGGTCCGCCACCGGGCCTCGGCGCGGCGCGCGCGGGACGGCCATGGCAGCACATGA
- the dctP gene encoding TRAP transporter substrate-binding protein DctP, translating to MKKQDQSLASRQSTSTTDAAPARRHFLKSAAAGSALIAGAPFISNAQAAKGKTWKVQSTWDAGTTGYALFEEWCNGFQEATGGELSIKPFGAKAVAADNNALFESVQTGVLDGMNPFTLYWAGKMPASVFLSSYPVGPDQPAQWDTMFYGLGLLEKVREIYAKFGLVYVGPIQHDANIIHSKKPVTSVADFQGLKLRVPGGMVSEVFQAFGASTVSLPGSDIFPALEKGTIDAADYVGPAVNWDLGFAQVTKYILFGPPGLMSVYQPVDLMDFTVNMRAWKSLSPLMQQMVEDRVKTYSVKHFVSIQKRNVEALEKFEKAGSEINRMSQADLEAFRRAAIPIWFKWAKKDQAAAEVFKMQLDYMMNPIMGYVSAADIKGQSL from the coding sequence GTGAAAAAACAAGACCAGTCCCTGGCATCACGGCAATCCACATCCACCACCGACGCCGCACCGGCACGGCGCCATTTCCTGAAGTCCGCCGCAGCCGGCAGCGCGCTGATCGCCGGCGCGCCCTTCATCAGCAATGCCCAGGCGGCCAAGGGCAAAACCTGGAAAGTGCAATCGACCTGGGACGCTGGCACCACCGGCTACGCCTTGTTCGAAGAATGGTGCAACGGCTTTCAGGAGGCCACCGGCGGTGAGCTGAGCATCAAGCCCTTTGGCGCCAAGGCCGTGGCGGCCGACAACAACGCGCTGTTCGAGTCGGTGCAGACCGGCGTGCTCGACGGCATGAACCCCTTCACCCTGTACTGGGCGGGCAAGATGCCGGCCAGCGTGTTCCTGTCGTCCTACCCGGTGGGGCCGGACCAACCCGCGCAGTGGGACACCATGTTCTACGGCCTCGGCCTGCTCGAGAAGGTGCGCGAAATCTACGCCAAGTTCGGGCTGGTGTATGTCGGCCCGATTCAGCATGACGCCAACATCATCCACTCCAAGAAGCCGGTCACCAGCGTGGCCGACTTCCAGGGCCTCAAGCTGCGCGTGCCCGGCGGCATGGTGTCGGAAGTGTTCCAGGCCTTTGGCGCCAGCACGGTGAGCCTGCCGGGTTCGGACATTTTCCCGGCGCTTGAAAAAGGCACCATCGACGCGGCCGACTACGTGGGCCCGGCGGTGAACTGGGACCTGGGCTTCGCGCAGGTGACCAAGTACATCCTCTTCGGCCCACCGGGCCTGATGTCGGTGTACCAGCCGGTTGACCTGATGGACTTCACGGTCAACATGCGCGCCTGGAAGAGCCTGTCGCCACTGATGCAGCAAATGGTGGAAGACCGGGTGAAGACCTATTCGGTGAAGCACTTCGTGTCGATCCAGAAGCGCAACGTCGAGGCGCTCGAGAAGTTCGAGAAGGCCGGCAGCGAGATCAACCGCATGAGCCAGGCCGACCTCGAAGCCTTCCGGCGAGCCGCCATCCCGATCTGGTTCAAGTGGGCCAAGAAAGACCAGGCCGCGGCCGAGGTGTTCAAGATGCAGCTCGACTACATGATGAACCCCATCATGGGCTACGTCTCGGCGGCCGACATCAAGGGCCAGAGCCTCTAA
- a CDS encoding TRAP transporter small permease subunit → MNTEPDFGFVLPHMVYWGWLAIMPLILIAWSGWQERRQPPTPTPDEELAAHLLAEEDPALHVENGFTRVLDTISKWSGIFVAFWTVNAVVAYFYEVIMRYIFNQPTIWVHESCFLLFGMQYLLAGAYTLLTGGHVRVDVLYIKLPPRGRVGMDIFTSVFFFIFAIALLGTSWGFFMSSYGMGETTVETWGIQYWPVKGMMVLGAVLLLLAGISKLAKDIVLFQRMGREG, encoded by the coding sequence ATGAACACGGAACCCGACTTCGGCTTCGTCCTGCCCCACATGGTGTACTGGGGCTGGCTGGCCATCATGCCGCTGATCCTGATCGCCTGGAGCGGCTGGCAGGAACGCCGGCAGCCACCCACCCCCACGCCGGACGAAGAGCTGGCCGCCCACCTGCTGGCCGAAGAAGACCCCGCGCTGCATGTGGAAAACGGCTTCACCCGCGTGCTCGACACGATCAGCAAATGGTCGGGCATCTTCGTCGCGTTCTGGACGGTCAACGCCGTGGTCGCCTACTTCTACGAAGTGATCATGCGCTACATCTTCAACCAGCCGACCATCTGGGTGCATGAGTCGTGCTTCTTGCTGTTCGGCATGCAATACCTGCTCGCCGGCGCCTACACCCTGCTCACCGGCGGCCATGTGCGGGTCGACGTGCTCTACATCAAGCTGCCGCCGCGCGGCCGGGTGGGCATGGACATCTTCACCTCGGTGTTCTTCTTCATCTTCGCCATCGCCCTGCTCGGCACCTCCTGGGGCTTCTTCATGTCGTCCTACGGCATGGGCGAAACCACGGTCGAGACCTGGGGCATCCAGTACTGGCCGGTCAAGGGCATGATGGTGCTCGGCGCCGTCCTGCTGCTGCTGGCGGGCATCTCCAAGCTGGCCAAGGACATCGTGCTGTTCCAGCGCATGGGCAGGGAGGGCTGA